In the Sulfitobacter pacificus genome, one interval contains:
- the lptC gene encoding LPS export ABC transporter periplasmic protein LptC, producing MKADRYSKVVGLLKVLLPLMALALLSTLFLLSRVIDPHTVIPFADKEIQDRLRDQQVTGPIYYAVTADGDEISFAAEKVTTPDGETGGNEAEDVKVTMKLGSGSDIVLNAKRGHFNIAADSTSLQGEVVINTSTGYRIESDLLVTQMSVLDVESPGPVAATGPVGTVDAGAMTLKAGKPSHLVFTNGVKLIYSPEQDKE from the coding sequence ATGAAGGCGGACAGATATTCCAAAGTTGTTGGCTTGCTGAAGGTGCTCTTGCCACTGATGGCATTGGCCCTGTTGTCGACGCTGTTTCTGTTATCACGTGTGATCGACCCGCATACGGTTATTCCCTTTGCTGACAAGGAAATTCAGGACCGTCTGCGGGATCAGCAGGTCACCGGCCCGATCTATTACGCGGTCACAGCCGATGGGGATGAGATTTCATTTGCTGCGGAGAAAGTCACCACACCAGATGGCGAAACCGGCGGCAACGAAGCGGAAGACGTCAAGGTTACCATGAAGCTCGGCTCAGGTAGCGACATCGTGCTGAACGCAAAGCGCGGGCATTTCAACATCGCGGCAGACAGCACCAGCTTGCAAGGGGAGGTGGTGATAAACACCTCAACCGGATACCGCATTGAAAGTGATTTACTGGTCACGCAAATGTCGGTTCTTGATGTGGAATCCCCCGGTCCGGTGGCCGCGACGGGGCCGGTTGGCACAGTTGACGCCGGTGCAATGACCCTGAAGGCGGGCAAGCCCTCCCATTTGGTTTTCACAAACGGTGTGAAGCTGATATACAGCCCTGAACAAGACAAAGAGTGA
- a CDS encoding ribonuclease D produces the protein MTNYLYQGDLPDDLDLGDTVAIDCETMGLHPHRDRLCVVQLSSGDGNAHLVQVAKDQTAAPNLCRLLEDARVLKLFHFGRFDIAAMLNAFGATTAPVYCTKIASRLVRTYTDRHGLAKLLQELLSVDISKQQQSSDWGAEKLSKAQIDYAASDVLHLHKLRDKLNEMLIREGRMEVAQACYDFLPMRAKLDLLGWPDTDIFAHA, from the coding sequence ATGACAAACTATTTGTATCAGGGCGATCTGCCCGATGACCTTGATCTGGGCGACACGGTTGCCATTGATTGCGAAACCATGGGGCTGCACCCGCACCGCGACCGGCTGTGTGTTGTGCAACTGTCCAGTGGGGACGGGAACGCCCATCTGGTACAGGTTGCCAAGGATCAGACAGCGGCCCCGAACCTTTGCCGGTTGCTGGAAGACGCACGGGTACTCAAGCTGTTTCACTTCGGTCGGTTTGATATTGCCGCGATGCTGAACGCCTTTGGTGCCACCACTGCACCGGTCTATTGCACAAAGATCGCCAGCCGTCTGGTGCGCACCTATACGGACCGGCACGGGTTGGCCAAACTGTTGCAGGAGTTGCTGAGCGTGGACATTTCGAAACAGCAGCAATCCAGCGACTGGGGCGCGGAGAAGCTGAGCAAAGCGCAGATTGACTATGCCGCGTCAGATGTTCTGCACCTGCACAAACTGCGCGACAAGTTGAACGAGATGCTGATCCGCGAAGGCCGGATGGAGGTGGCGCAGGCCTGTTATGATTTCCTGCCGATGCGGGCCAAACTTGATCTGCTCGGCTGGCCCGACACTGACATCTTTGCCCACGCATGA
- the lptA gene encoding lipopolysaccharide transport periplasmic protein LptA: MKYLRILALPLLFGLCVAPVLAQGTNVAFGTLAQDTKLPVEVTADNLSVDQETGEAIFTGNVLIGQGEMRLSAPRVLVVYLAEQKGIERMEATGGVTLVSGPDAAESERADYSISEGTIVMTGNVLLDQGPNALSADKMTVQLSDGTAQMSGRVKTIIQPGGDN, from the coding sequence GTGAAATACCTGCGAATTTTGGCACTGCCCCTGCTGTTTGGCCTTTGCGTGGCCCCGGTTTTGGCACAGGGTACCAATGTGGCCTTTGGCACGCTGGCGCAGGATACCAAGCTGCCGGTCGAAGTGACAGCCGACAATCTATCCGTTGATCAGGAAACCGGTGAGGCGATTTTCACTGGAAATGTGCTGATTGGTCAGGGTGAAATGCGCCTCTCTGCGCCGCGCGTTCTGGTGGTCTATCTGGCTGAGCAGAAAGGGATCGAACGGATGGAGGCGACAGGTGGTGTCACACTGGTCTCCGGCCCCGATGCCGCCGAATCAGAGCGGGCAGATTACAGCATTTCCGAGGGTACGATTGTGATGACCGGCAATGTCCTGCTGGATCAAGGGCCAAATGCCCTGAGCGCGGACAAGATGACGGTACAGTTATCTGATGGCACGGCGCAGATGTCAGGCCGTGTGAAAACCATCATCCAACCGGGTGGCGATAACTGA
- a CDS encoding KpsF/GutQ family sugar-phosphate isomerase: MKTPFIDTAARVIRAEAAALNQLADALDDRFRAAIDLMRETKGRVIITGIGKSGHIANKIAATLASTGTPAQFVHPAEASHGDLGMITRDDVVLAISNSGEAPELGNLIAYSRRYEIPLIGLTSREDSTLARQSDVILLLPKVTEACNTGVVPTTSTTMTLAMGDALAVALMEHRDFTAEHFRAFHPGGKLGAQLSLVRDLMHRDDAIPLVTEDAEMSTVMAEIGNKGFGVTGVTDTSGKLIGIITTGDLGRHMKGLFDLKAHDVMTRNPVTITPEALAEKAVGLMNTRKITCLIVVDPAAPDMPAGLLHIHDCLRVGLG, translated from the coding sequence ATGAAGACGCCGTTTATAGATACCGCCGCCCGCGTCATTCGCGCCGAAGCCGCCGCGCTGAACCAGTTGGCAGATGCACTGGATGATCGTTTCCGCGCCGCGATCGACTTGATGCGCGAAACCAAGGGCCGTGTGATCATCACCGGCATTGGCAAATCCGGCCATATCGCCAACAAGATCGCGGCCACCCTGGCCAGCACCGGCACGCCTGCGCAATTCGTACATCCCGCCGAGGCCAGCCACGGTGATCTGGGCATGATCACCCGCGATGATGTGGTACTGGCGATTTCCAATTCAGGCGAGGCACCGGAACTGGGCAATCTGATCGCCTATTCACGCCGCTATGAAATTCCCCTGATCGGGTTGACCAGCCGCGAAGACAGCACATTGGCGCGCCAATCAGACGTTATCCTGCTGCTGCCTAAAGTTACCGAAGCCTGTAACACCGGCGTTGTGCCGACCACTTCAACAACCATGACGCTTGCCATGGGTGATGCTTTGGCCGTGGCACTGATGGAACACCGCGATTTCACGGCAGAGCATTTCCGTGCCTTCCACCCCGGTGGCAAACTGGGTGCACAGCTGAGCCTCGTGCGCGATCTGATGCATAGGGATGACGCGATTCCGCTGGTGACGGAAGATGCGGAAATGTCGACGGTTATGGCCGAAATTGGCAACAAGGGTTTTGGCGTGACCGGAGTGACAGATACAAGCGGCAAGCTGATCGGTATCATCACCACCGGCGATCTCGGCCGCCATATGAAAGGGCTGTTTGATCTGAAAGCCCACGATGTGATGACCCGCAATCCCGTGACCATCACCCCCGAAGCGCTGGCTGAAAAGGCGGTTGGCCTGATGAATACGCGCAAGATTACCTGCCTTATCGTGGTTGATCCTGCCGCCCCTGACATGCCTGCGGGCCTTTTGCATATTCATGATTGCCTGCGCGTCGGTCTGGGGTAA